From Chryseobacterium shandongense, the proteins below share one genomic window:
- a CDS encoding oleate hydratase: MSNSNKHAYFIGGGLASLAGAVYLLEDGDFKGENIHIIEALPILGGSNDGAGTKEKGFICRGGRMLNEETYENFWELTSRIPSLDVPNISVKDEIMAFDHANPTKAKARLIDENGNILPVTDMGFNTQDRMKFVKLFFADENDLDNITIRDWFDDHFFTTNFWYMWQTTFAWQEWSSIFEFQRYMKRMLLEFSRIETLEGVTRTPYNQYESVILPLKAFLDQHKVDFSLRKTVTDLDFADDDGITVTEIECINAEGKTEKITVNEGDLVFFTNGCITDNSNNGNYNTPAKYLPSNPPSFALWRKIANKKPGKLGNPDPFFTKPDETKWYSFTPTFRGNKMLQLIEAYSGNKPGSGALMTFKDSSWRMSIVVAAQPHFKAQGDDTTILWGYGLYPDAVGDYVKKPMIDCTGEEILTELIHHLHFEKHEQEIKDSIINVIPCMMPYIDALFQPRAKKDRPAVVPEGSTNLAMISQFVEIPEDMVFTEEYSVRAARLAVYTLLGLDKKVTPVTEHWKKPDVLAKAIHTSYRN; the protein is encoded by the coding sequence ATGAGCAATTCGAACAAACATGCATATTTCATCGGAGGCGGATTGGCAAGTCTTGCCGGTGCCGTATATCTGTTAGAAGACGGAGACTTTAAAGGCGAAAACATTCACATCATTGAAGCCTTGCCTATTTTGGGTGGTAGCAACGATGGTGCGGGAACTAAAGAAAAAGGGTTTATTTGTCGTGGCGGGCGTATGCTCAACGAAGAAACCTATGAAAACTTTTGGGAATTAACATCCCGTATCCCTTCTCTGGATGTCCCGAACATTTCCGTAAAAGATGAAATTATGGCATTTGACCACGCGAATCCGACAAAGGCAAAAGCTCGGTTGATTGACGAGAACGGAAACATTTTACCCGTAACGGATATGGGTTTCAACACTCAGGACCGGATGAAATTTGTGAAATTGTTTTTTGCCGATGAAAATGATTTAGACAACATTACCATTCGTGATTGGTTTGACGACCATTTTTTTACGACCAACTTCTGGTATATGTGGCAAACCACTTTCGCCTGGCAGGAATGGAGCAGTATTTTTGAATTTCAACGCTATATGAAACGTATGCTGTTGGAATTTTCAAGAATCGAAACACTCGAAGGGGTTACCAGAACACCATACAACCAATATGAATCCGTTATCTTGCCGTTGAAGGCATTTCTGGACCAGCATAAAGTGGACTTTTCATTAAGAAAAACCGTTACCGATTTGGATTTTGCCGATGATGATGGCATTACCGTAACGGAAATAGAATGCATCAATGCAGAAGGAAAAACAGAAAAAATAACCGTGAATGAAGGCGATTTGGTATTCTTTACCAACGGATGCATTACAGACAATTCTAATAACGGTAATTATAACACGCCTGCAAAATATTTACCGTCAAATCCGCCAAGTTTTGCATTATGGCGTAAAATTGCCAACAAGAAACCCGGCAAATTGGGTAACCCCGACCCGTTCTTTACCAAACCGGACGAAACAAAATGGTATTCATTTACACCAACTTTCAGAGGCAATAAAATGTTGCAACTCATTGAAGCGTATTCGGGTAACAAGCCGGGCAGCGGAGCTTTGATGACATTTAAAGATTCATCGTGGCGAATGTCAATTGTGGTGGCCGCACAACCGCATTTCAAAGCGCAAGGCGATGATACTACCATTCTTTGGGGCTACGGATTATATCCAGATGCAGTGGGAGATTATGTGAAAAAGCCGATGATTGATTGCACGGGCGAAGAAATTTTGACAGAGTTGATTCATCATTTACATTTTGAAAAGCACGAACAGGAAATAAAAGATAGCATTATCAATGTTATTCCGTGTATGATGCCTTACATCGATGCTTTGTTTCAGCCAAGAGCTAAAAAAGACCGTCCTGCAGTTGTTCCTGAAGGCAGCACCAACTTAGCAATGATTAGCCAGTTTGTAGAAATACCGGAAGATATGGTTTTCACGGAAGAATATTCGGTTCGTGCAGCACGCCTTGCGGTCTATACCCTACTCGGTCTCGATAAAAAAGTAACTCCAGTAACGGAACACTGGAAAAAACCAGACGTGTTGGCAAAAGCCATTCATACCTCTTACAGAAATTAA
- a CDS encoding helix-turn-helix domain-containing protein → MKAYESIKEILSFYQVHCDEPYFISSGKLIFEFPKRLFRMDFYAFCICVSGSIDLEIDNQHYKISQNGFLISAPSTIIKFVNTSKDFRMKVLFFEKNFLLKNISNPFFIENLSLFNKNSFNVVISNESSSTHLINLLDYLQQQSTRNGRFTEDIVRTIIINILLEVAVLTDEDRKDNAYPTPQDNNNIFFKFNELVKENILQHKDVQYYADKLFITNKYLILIVKKATGKTPHQIIDEALLKEVYVLLGYPEKNISQIAFETGFNSTSAFGRFFKKHASISPQKYRRQQHF, encoded by the coding sequence ATGAAAGCTTACGAAAGTATTAAAGAAATATTATCTTTTTATCAGGTACACTGTGATGAACCTTACTTTATATCGTCAGGAAAACTCATTTTTGAATTCCCAAAAAGACTCTTCCGAATGGATTTTTATGCATTCTGCATCTGTGTTTCTGGTAGTATAGATTTAGAAATTGATAATCAGCATTACAAGATATCCCAAAACGGATTCCTGATATCTGCTCCGTCAACAATTATAAAATTTGTAAATACCAGTAAAGATTTCCGTATGAAGGTTCTATTCTTTGAAAAGAATTTCCTGCTCAAGAACATTTCTAATCCATTTTTTATCGAGAATCTGTCTCTATTCAATAAAAATAGCTTTAACGTAGTAATTTCCAACGAATCAAGTAGTACACACTTAATCAATTTATTGGATTATCTTCAACAGCAGTCCACGAGAAATGGTCGTTTTACAGAAGATATTGTTCGTACTATTATTATTAATATTTTATTGGAAGTTGCAGTCCTAACTGATGAAGACAGAAAAGACAACGCATATCCAACTCCACAGGATAACAATAATATTTTTTTTAAATTCAATGAATTGGTGAAAGAAAATATTTTGCAGCATAAGGACGTACAATACTATGCGGACAAGCTATTCATTACCAACAAATATCTTATTCTGATTGTAAAAAAAGCGACCGGCAAAACGCCACATCAGATTATTGATGAGGCCTTATTAAAAGAAGTATACGTTCTGCTCGGCTATCCAGAAAAAAACATTTCTCAGATTGCATTTGAAACGGGCTTTAATTCTACCTCTGCATTCGGCCGTTTCTTTAAAAAGCATGCGTCAATATCGCCCCAAAAGTACCGAAGACAACAGCATTTTTAA
- a CDS encoding 3-hydroxyacyl-CoA dehydrogenase, translated as MSKIKNVTVAGSGVLGFQIAFQTAIHGFETTVYDINDEVLEKAKAKFDGLAENHKKDLGATEEQITKARERLHYSSDLAFAVKDADLLIEAVPEDIKIKTEFYKQLSSIAPEKTIFVSNSSTLLPSQFAEVTGRPAQYLNLHFANQIWLRNMAEIMPHPGTDEKIAEEIVDFSKAIGMVPVLVKKEVPGYVLNSLLNPFLNAGMQLWIGDYATPETIDKTWMLGTGSPYGPMALYDIIGLTTPYNIYKLQVEKGKTDDKIVLDKLKSTFIDQNKLGISTGEGFYKYPNPSWQGPDFLKVPEVDLSKISIKNVVVAGSGVLGFQIAVQCAYFGYKVTVYDVNDEALNKAKNRFDVLAEEYKNYLKADEEKIENTKNNLTYSTDLKASLQDADLLIEAVPESIDIKKDFWEKASEHAPEKTIFASNSSTLLPSRLSTFTDRPEKFIHLHFANHIMVRNTAEIMGSDQTDPTVYNEIVEFAKSISMLPVELKKEKSGYVLDSLLIPLLVAGLALWANDVADPATIDKTWRIATGAPFGPMAILDLNGMNTNYNILKEIPGELTQKIAEKLKTELIDKGKLGQQSGEGFYKYPDPEWQSKDFLKA; from the coding sequence ATGAGCAAAATAAAAAATGTAACGGTAGCTGGAAGTGGTGTTTTAGGATTCCAAATTGCTTTTCAAACAGCAATTCACGGATTTGAAACCACTGTTTACGATATCAACGATGAAGTGTTGGAAAAGGCGAAAGCAAAGTTCGACGGCTTGGCCGAAAATCATAAAAAGGATCTTGGCGCCACCGAAGAACAAATTACAAAAGCTAGGGAAAGACTGCACTATTCATCCGATTTGGCATTTGCTGTGAAAGATGCCGATCTTTTGATAGAAGCAGTGCCAGAAGATATTAAAATAAAAACGGAATTTTATAAGCAACTCTCTTCAATTGCACCGGAGAAAACCATTTTTGTAAGTAATTCATCCACCTTGTTGCCAAGTCAGTTTGCAGAGGTGACAGGAAGACCAGCTCAATACCTTAACCTGCATTTTGCTAATCAAATATGGTTGCGAAATATGGCGGAAATTATGCCCCATCCAGGAACCGACGAAAAAATAGCTGAGGAAATAGTCGATTTTTCCAAGGCGATAGGGATGGTGCCTGTTTTGGTAAAAAAAGAAGTTCCTGGTTATGTGCTCAATTCTTTATTAAATCCATTTCTGAATGCCGGAATGCAGCTTTGGATTGGCGATTATGCTACGCCAGAAACCATCGACAAAACCTGGATGCTGGGAACTGGTTCGCCTTACGGACCAATGGCTTTGTATGATATTATCGGATTGACGACACCATACAACATTTACAAACTGCAAGTAGAGAAGGGCAAAACAGATGATAAGATTGTGCTGGATAAACTTAAATCAACCTTCATTGACCAAAATAAACTGGGAATTTCTACTGGCGAAGGCTTTTACAAATATCCAAATCCTTCGTGGCAAGGCCCAGATTTTTTGAAAGTGCCGGAAGTCGATTTATCTAAAATCAGTATCAAAAATGTTGTGGTGGCTGGAAGTGGCGTTCTCGGTTTTCAGATTGCGGTGCAGTGCGCCTATTTTGGCTATAAAGTCACGGTTTATGATGTTAATGATGAAGCTTTAAATAAGGCAAAAAACCGTTTTGATGTCTTGGCTGAAGAATATAAGAACTACCTGAAAGCTGATGAAGAAAAAATCGAAAATACCAAAAATAATCTCACTTATTCGACAGATTTGAAAGCTTCTTTACAAGATGCTGATTTATTGATAGAAGCCGTTCCGGAAAGCATCGATATCAAAAAAGATTTCTGGGAAAAAGCTTCTGAGCACGCGCCGGAAAAAACTATTTTTGCGAGCAACTCATCCACACTTTTGCCGAGCAGATTAAGCACATTTACCGATCGTCCGGAAAAATTCATCCATTTACATTTTGCCAATCATATAATGGTTCGTAATACGGCAGAAATAATGGGTTCTGATCAAACCGACCCAACGGTTTATAACGAGATTGTAGAGTTTGCAAAATCCATTTCTATGCTGCCCGTGGAACTGAAGAAGGAAAAATCGGGCTATGTTCTGGATTCTTTGTTGATTCCGCTTTTGGTGGCTGGCCTTGCACTGTGGGCGAATGACGTTGCCGATCCTGCAACCATTGATAAAACCTGGAGAATAGCAACAGGTGCTCCTTTTGGACCGATGGCTATTTTAGATTTGAATGGGATGAACACCAATTATAACATCTTAAAAGAAATCCCGGGAGAACTAACACAGAAAATAGCAGAAAAGCTAAAAACCGAACTTATCGACAAAGGAAAACTTGGTCAGCAATCCGGCGAAGGTTTTTACAAATATCCTGATCCGGAATGGCAAAGCAAGGATTTTTTAAAAGCTTGA
- a CDS encoding TolC family protein, which produces MKKIKLAITLILFGTITNAQILISKDLDYAIGKALQKNTEIRNQDLELQKLELERKSILAKYIPKVEASGLYSYISSDAKLDLATLNLPITGYPVFGGSSDFSTNANILYGGITAKAVLFSGGQILNGAKALKEKNTGTAFMMENQKNEVIKDIIGSFDRLKLLETAEKLIDNSEKRLNKEKERVEKAISEGLAIPYDRDKIKLSTLELASKRADVQNKRKLLILKIKQSTNLSEEEILKTNHQLEPIIILDSLSTAERNEVKALESFKKASEYALKKEKGSLLPTVGAFAGYSYASLYNANTKVPIEQLNTTANLKLNELTLHPNWMLGVAVKWELFSGFERKHKIDEAKIGLAQVENKLAATKEKVDLELEKNKVEYNTTLHKVDIAIQREKIAQNNNEIASKQYRLGLINVTERLGAENDIYKESLNKVETVIEQRNAAIEVYRASGKLSNFIKIQN; this is translated from the coding sequence ATGAAAAAAATAAAGTTAGCCATTACATTGATCCTATTCGGCACTATCACCAACGCACAGATTCTTATAAGTAAGGATTTGGATTATGCTATCGGAAAGGCATTGCAAAAAAATACTGAAATAAGGAATCAAGATCTTGAATTACAAAAATTAGAATTAGAACGCAAAAGCATATTGGCCAAATATATACCGAAGGTCGAGGCGTCAGGTTTATACTCTTACATCAGCAGTGATGCAAAATTAGATCTAGCTACCCTGAATTTACCCATCACAGGATATCCTGTTTTTGGGGGATCTTCCGATTTCAGCACAAATGCGAATATCCTTTATGGAGGTATTACCGCAAAAGCGGTACTGTTCAGTGGCGGACAAATCCTAAATGGAGCCAAGGCTCTCAAAGAAAAAAACACAGGAACAGCTTTTATGATGGAAAATCAGAAAAATGAGGTCATAAAAGATATCATAGGGAGCTTTGACCGTCTCAAACTTCTGGAAACCGCCGAAAAACTCATCGATAACAGCGAAAAGAGATTGAATAAGGAAAAAGAAAGAGTAGAAAAGGCGATATCCGAAGGGTTGGCAATTCCTTACGACCGAGATAAGATCAAACTTTCCACTCTGGAATTGGCTTCCAAACGTGCAGATGTTCAAAATAAAAGAAAACTTCTGATACTCAAGATAAAACAATCCACCAATCTTTCTGAAGAAGAAATTCTTAAAACCAATCATCAGTTGGAGCCCATCATTATTTTGGACAGCCTGAGCACAGCAGAACGAAATGAGGTAAAAGCACTGGAATCTTTCAAAAAAGCTTCCGAATATGCCCTTAAAAAAGAAAAAGGAAGCCTTCTTCCCACAGTTGGGGCTTTTGCGGGATATAGCTATGCATCATTATATAATGCCAATACAAAAGTGCCGATTGAACAATTAAATACGACCGCCAATTTGAAACTAAATGAATTGACACTACATCCGAACTGGATGTTAGGCGTGGCCGTGAAATGGGAACTCTTCAGCGGATTTGAACGTAAACATAAAATAGACGAAGCCAAAATAGGACTCGCCCAGGTTGAAAATAAACTAGCTGCCACCAAAGAAAAAGTAGACCTGGAATTGGAAAAAAACAAGGTAGAATACAATACCACGTTACATAAGGTAGATATTGCGATCCAAAGGGAAAAAATAGCACAAAATAATAATGAGATAGCATCAAAACAATACAGATTAGGGCTTATTAACGTCACTGAACGCCTGGGGGCGGAAAACGATATATACAAAGAATCCTTAAACAAAGTAGAAACCGTGATTGAACAGCGTAATGCTGCTATTGAAGTTTACCGTGCATCGGGAAAATTATCAAACTTTATTAAAATCCAAAACTAA
- a CDS encoding porin family protein → MKKITLAIALCATTFVVKAQITIDPEIGLNFNKIKTEVGDNSSESDDSKTGFRIGAGFNIPLSQGFYVKPGLFYSNKGSKTTTSIGDFKTSLDYLEVPVNLGYQYKIEGGKSGGIFAEVGPYIGFGVSGKYKGENIPVIGSQETDINFGSGSDETKGFDWGFNFGAGYETPWGIYLKGQYGLGLGNLSNIDNVTSYNRGWNLSLGYRISL, encoded by the coding sequence ATGAAAAAAATCACATTGGCCATTGCACTTTGTGCAACTACTTTCGTTGTAAAAGCGCAAATTACGATTGACCCTGAAATAGGTCTGAATTTTAATAAAATAAAGACTGAGGTAGGCGATAATTCTTCCGAATCTGATGACTCCAAAACAGGATTCCGCATCGGGGCAGGCTTTAACATCCCTTTGTCACAAGGTTTTTACGTAAAGCCCGGTTTATTTTATAGCAACAAGGGTTCAAAAACCACCACCAGCATCGGAGATTTCAAAACCAGCCTAGACTACCTTGAAGTCCCTGTTAATCTCGGATATCAGTATAAAATTGAAGGAGGAAAGTCCGGAGGAATTTTTGCAGAGGTAGGGCCTTACATCGGATTTGGAGTAAGCGGCAAATATAAAGGAGAGAATATCCCAGTAATCGGTTCTCAGGAAACCGACATCAACTTTGGTAGTGGCAGCGATGAAACAAAAGGATTCGATTGGGGATTTAATTTCGGTGCCGGATATGAAACACCTTGGGGAATCTATCTGAAAGGACAATATGGCCTGGGATTAGGTAATCTTTCCAATATAGACAACGTAACATCTTATAACCGTGGATGGAATCTTTCATTAGGATACCGAATCTCTCTTTAA
- a CDS encoding alpha/beta fold hydrolase, with amino-acid sequence MAKHTSGYINRKKIANSGTHNLFYELFEPINEPPKATLLILHGMQEHSGRYKNFAEYLGKNGFAVLLYDHLGHGKTAENREELGYFQEENPKQQLIDDAATMAAFLENNYPNISHFLLGHSMGSFIARCLLQNQKDVFKGAVIVGTGGKINGIGLAKFFLSINNIIAPKHRSKFINRTFSKINNQHFKGEKDGDLTSWLSLSKSNRESFCRDSLCGVPFTNNGFYALVSLDQQATERKWAEKLPKEFPFLFVSGADDPIGDFGKGVEKTVAQMQKDGFTDLKTKIYPAMRHEILNEDIKESVYESIKDWLYEKIS; translated from the coding sequence ATGGCAAAACACACATCAGGGTATATAAACAGGAAGAAAATTGCCAACTCAGGTACGCACAATCTTTTTTATGAATTATTCGAACCAATAAATGAACCTCCAAAGGCTACACTCCTTATACTACACGGGATGCAGGAGCATAGCGGTCGTTATAAAAATTTTGCGGAATATCTGGGGAAGAACGGTTTTGCAGTTCTATTATATGACCATCTCGGACACGGAAAAACGGCGGAAAACCGGGAAGAACTTGGTTATTTTCAAGAAGAAAATCCCAAGCAGCAACTTATAGACGATGCCGCAACGATGGCAGCATTTTTAGAAAACAACTACCCTAACATTTCTCACTTTTTATTGGGGCATTCTATGGGTTCTTTCATTGCAAGATGCTTACTTCAGAATCAGAAAGATGTTTTTAAAGGAGCGGTCATCGTTGGAACGGGCGGAAAAATCAACGGAATCGGTTTGGCTAAATTTTTCCTGTCCATCAACAATATTATTGCTCCAAAACACCGGAGCAAATTCATCAACAGAACTTTTTCAAAAATTAATAATCAACATTTTAAAGGCGAGAAAGATGGCGACCTTACCAGTTGGCTGAGCCTCAGCAAATCCAACCGTGAATCATTTTGCAGGGACAGCCTATGCGGAGTACCTTTTACCAATAATGGTTTTTACGCATTAGTTTCTCTAGATCAACAGGCAACTGAAAGAAAATGGGCAGAAAAATTACCAAAAGAATTTCCCTTTCTTTTTGTAAGCGGAGCTGATGATCCGATAGGAGACTTCGGAAAAGGTGTGGAAAAAACGGTAGCGCAAATGCAAAAAGATGGTTTTACGGATCTTAAAACTAAAATTTATCCTGCTATGCGACACGAAATACTTAATGAAGATATTAAAGAATCTGTCTATGAAAGTATAAAAGATTGGCTCTATGAAAAAATATCATAA
- a CDS encoding single-stranded DNA-binding protein → MNVIGRLTRNAEVRNLPKDKKVFNFSIATNDNYRNRQGERIEQTTYFECSYWISEKVTKLLTKGTLVELNGRAYATAWIGKDGQPHAGMNFHISQIKIHGCSKRNDNNSVKSQDKAVETKSKSTADNSDKDDDLPF, encoded by the coding sequence ATGAACGTTATCGGGAGACTGACAAGAAATGCGGAAGTCCGCAACTTGCCAAAAGACAAAAAAGTATTCAATTTCTCAATTGCTACTAATGACAACTATCGCAACAGACAAGGTGAACGAATTGAACAGACAACCTATTTTGAATGCTCTTATTGGATTTCTGAAAAGGTTACCAAACTTTTAACAAAAGGCACTTTGGTAGAACTCAACGGCAGAGCTTATGCAACGGCATGGATAGGCAAAGATGGACAACCACACGCAGGAATGAATTTTCATATCTCTCAAATCAAAATACATGGTTGTAGTAAAAGAAATGACAACAACTCTGTTAAATCTCAAGACAAAGCAGTAGAAACAAAATCCAAATCTACTGCTGATAACAGTGATAAAGATGACGACCTACCATTTTAA
- a CDS encoding HlyD family secretion protein: MKKIIYILSIAGILASCENKPKVSQTIQGKTEREEIAVVGKIAGRIDKILISEGALVKKGDTLAILEIPEVDAKKSQAQGAVKSAQAQYEMSVHGATANQLAQLYAKKSALVEQYEFAKKSLARMNAMVKDSLVPQQQYDEVFAKYQGAKSQMIAVDAEIADVKNGVRIEQQTMALGQKDRAQGALEEVQVAEKERYIIAPQDMKIESITLKLGELALPGYTLFKGSLNNSIYFRFTIPESQLANYAQGKEINVHIPYKNRDIKGKIRNIKQIGAYANIATAYPDYEVQDALYEILIDPINIQQANDILSKTTVTLKP; encoded by the coding sequence ATGAAAAAAATTATTTACATACTAAGCATTGCAGGCATTTTAGCTTCTTGTGAGAATAAACCGAAAGTATCACAAACCATCCAGGGAAAGACCGAGCGGGAAGAGATTGCAGTAGTAGGCAAAATAGCAGGCAGGATAGATAAAATTCTGATCAGCGAGGGAGCTCTTGTTAAAAAAGGAGATACATTGGCGATATTGGAAATCCCGGAAGTAGACGCAAAAAAATCACAGGCACAAGGTGCGGTAAAATCTGCTCAGGCACAATATGAGATGAGTGTACACGGTGCTACTGCCAATCAGTTGGCACAGCTCTATGCCAAGAAATCCGCTTTGGTAGAGCAATATGAGTTTGCAAAAAAATCGCTGGCAAGAATGAATGCAATGGTAAAGGATTCACTGGTTCCGCAACAGCAATATGATGAAGTATTCGCCAAGTATCAGGGAGCCAAATCACAAATGATAGCCGTAGATGCAGAAATTGCCGATGTTAAAAACGGGGTCCGCATAGAACAGCAAACAATGGCGTTGGGACAAAAAGACCGTGCACAAGGAGCTTTGGAAGAAGTACAGGTTGCCGAGAAAGAAAGGTATATCATTGCACCACAGGATATGAAAATAGAATCCATCACATTGAAGCTGGGGGAACTGGCACTACCAGGATATACGCTTTTCAAAGGTTCTCTTAATAATTCCATTTATTTCCGTTTTACTATTCCTGAAAGCCAATTGGCAAATTATGCACAAGGAAAAGAAATCAATGTGCATATACCTTACAAAAATCGGGATATCAAAGGGAAAATCAGAAATATAAAACAAATAGGTGCCTATGCTAATATTGCTACAGCATATCCTGATTATGAAGTGCAGGACGCTTTGTATGAAATATTGATAGACCCTATTAACATCCAACAAGCAAACGATATCCTAAGCAAAACAACAGTAACGCTAAAACCTTAA
- a CDS encoding MarR family winged helix-turn-helix transcriptional regulator, with translation MKAEKILTEQDRYNLLTGNVPLLFNRFLGQQFKLNNINLTREQWSVLVPLWKQQGCSQQSIADFTHRDKPSITRLIDQLEKEGYVERRSHPTDRRQNLIYLTNKGKEIEEKVMYIVNNVTERATRGLSENQIMEIKNFFQHIQNNIQNEML, from the coding sequence ATGAAAGCTGAAAAAATATTAACTGAACAAGATCGATACAATCTGCTTACCGGTAATGTACCTCTACTGTTCAACCGTTTTTTGGGTCAGCAATTCAAATTGAATAATATTAACCTGACCCGGGAACAATGGTCGGTGCTAGTACCTTTATGGAAACAACAGGGATGTTCACAGCAGTCAATAGCAGATTTTACCCACAGGGATAAACCCAGCATAACTAGACTTATTGATCAATTGGAAAAAGAAGGTTACGTAGAAAGAAGGTCTCACCCTACTGACAGAAGGCAAAATCTAATATATTTAACAAATAAAGGAAAGGAGATAGAGGAAAAAGTAATGTATATTGTGAACAATGTCACCGAAAGAGCAACCAGAGGACTTTCCGAAAATCAAATTATGGAGATAAAAAACTTCTTTCAGCATATTCAAAACAACATTCAAAACGAAATGTTATGA
- a CDS encoding ABC transporter permease has translation MKTFLNLIKREFGLFWSNKVLRILFIGAPLMYGVLLGYVYSKGKVTDLPIIVVDYDQSSLSRKAIEMMNDNEVLSVARLQFDETNLNRLMIEKDATCVVIIPKDFEKDVLTKRYPEVTTIVNTANVLTANYSSSALQLVLGTLKAGTQVETLRKQGVPENLLMSQYEPFKTTFIKKNNRSTNYMYFLWPGVLATVLQQVLLLGLALSFASEFENGTFKYLVHRSRSAFMLILVKIVPYLIMSFGIWLMYWGFTKWFRIPFYENIFPLTLIAGVFVISVCFIGILVSILVPNQLKATEILMVIATPSFILSGFTWPLSQMPTWVQYIANIIPLTHFLPAFRILIIEKGAVDLTYPYVIKMIIIGTVSAIASYSVLWYKVRKIKREEL, from the coding sequence ATGAAAACATTTCTCAATCTGATCAAACGGGAGTTCGGTTTGTTCTGGAGCAACAAGGTTCTCCGAATTTTGTTTATTGGGGCTCCTTTGATGTACGGTGTTTTGTTGGGATATGTGTACAGCAAAGGGAAAGTGACAGATTTACCAATCATCGTGGTAGATTATGACCAAAGCTCACTCAGCCGGAAAGCAATCGAAATGATGAATGACAACGAAGTTTTGTCTGTTGCAAGGCTGCAGTTTGACGAGACAAACCTCAATCGTTTGATGATTGAGAAAGATGCAACCTGCGTCGTTATTATCCCAAAAGATTTTGAGAAAGATGTGCTGACAAAACGATATCCTGAAGTCACTACCATAGTCAATACTGCAAATGTATTGACGGCAAATTATTCTTCATCAGCACTTCAGCTGGTCTTAGGAACCCTCAAAGCAGGAACACAGGTCGAAACCTTACGTAAACAAGGAGTTCCGGAAAATTTGCTAATGAGTCAGTATGAGCCATTTAAAACCACGTTTATAAAAAAGAACAACAGAAGCACCAACTATATGTATTTTTTGTGGCCAGGTGTTTTGGCTACTGTGCTTCAGCAGGTATTACTATTGGGACTGGCTCTTTCTTTTGCTTCCGAGTTTGAAAACGGCACTTTCAAATATCTGGTACATAGAAGCCGTTCTGCATTTATGCTGATACTGGTTAAAATCGTGCCTTATCTCATAATGAGCTTCGGGATATGGCTGATGTACTGGGGTTTTACCAAGTGGTTCAGAATTCCTTTTTATGAAAACATTTTTCCGCTTACCCTAATAGCAGGTGTTTTTGTAATCTCGGTCTGCTTTATAGGAATTTTGGTAAGTATCCTTGTTCCGAACCAGCTGAAAGCTACGGAAATCCTTATGGTTATTGCCACACCCAGCTTTATCCTGTCAGGATTTACCTGGCCGCTCAGCCAAATGCCGACTTGGGTTCAGTACATTGCAAATATCATCCCGCTTACACATTTCCTGCCTGCCTTTAGAATACTTATCATAGAAAAAGGCGCTGTAGACCTCACCTATCCCTATGTTATAAAAATGATAATTATAGGAACAGTAAGCGCTATTGCCAGCTATAGCGTTTTATGGTACAAAGTCCGAAAGATTAAAAGAGAGGAGCTGTAG